From a single Deltaproteobacteria bacterium genomic region:
- a CDS encoding MOSC domain-containing protein, which produces MKIVSIATSKKKSTKKTVVPEARLVVEHGIEGDAHAGPWHRQVSLLASERIDEARERGLDVTFGDFAENIATTGVDWKTVPVGTRFRMGETALVEITQIGKECHNKCAVYYSAGDCIMPREGVFCRVLEGGPIRCGDPIEEVK; this is translated from the coding sequence GTGAAAATAGTATCAATCGCAACAAGCAAAAAAAAGAGCACCAAAAAGACCGTGGTGCCTGAGGCCCGGCTCGTCGTGGAGCACGGAATAGAAGGCGACGCCCACGCCGGGCCCTGGCACAGGCAGGTGAGCCTTCTTGCAAGCGAGCGGATCGATGAAGCCCGCGAGCGTGGCCTTGACGTCACCTTCGGCGATTTCGCAGAAAACATCGCCACCACAGGCGTTGACTGGAAAACCGTGCCGGTTGGGACCCGCTTCCGCATGGGCGAAACGGCCCTGGTGGAAATCACCCAGATAGGAAAAGAATGCCACAACAAATGCGCCGTCTACTACAGCGCAGGAGACTGCATCATGCCCCGCGAGGGGGTGTTCTGCCGGGTTCTTGAGGGCGGCCCCATACGCTGCGGCGATCCCATAGAAGAGGTTAAATGA